One Manihot esculenta cultivar AM560-2 chromosome 18, M.esculenta_v8, whole genome shotgun sequence genomic window carries:
- the LOC110607069 gene encoding peroxidase 12, with translation MAIAPSVTCLLLTSSLLLASWFIAIEAQSRPPIVNGLSWTFYQSSCPKLESIIRNELKKIFKEDVGQAAGLLRLHSHDCFVLGCDGSVLLDKSNERSEIPNLTMRKEAFKIVNDLRERVHKQCGCVVSCADILTIAARDSVFLTGGPDYDVPLGRRDGVKMAEVNQTFVDLVAPFATTGTVLAKFARKGLDATDTVALSGAHTIGISQCSSFTDRLYPRQDPNMDKSFANNLKQICPRPNSNAVTVLDIRTPDIFDNKYFVDLMNRQGLFTSDQDLFIDARTKDIVTSFAVNEGLFFEKFVLAMIKMGQIEVLTGGQGEIRGDCSVRNSDNNKLASVVGEDLGSSSKMK, from the exons ATGGCTATTGCTCCATCTGTCACTTGTCTCCTTCTGACCTCCTCTCTCTTACTTGCTTCTTGGTTTATTGCCATTGAAGCACAAAGCAGACCTCCAATAGTGAATGGTCTCTCCTGGACATTCTACCAATCTTCTTGTCCTAAACTTGAATCCATCATCAGAAATGAGCTCAAGAAAATTTTCAAGGAGGACGTTGGCCAAGCTGCTGGGTTGCTTCGTCTACACTCCCATGACTGCTTTGTTCTG GGATGTGATGGATCTGTGCTGCTTGATAAATCCAATGAAAGATCTGAAATTCCCAACTTGACAATGAGAAAAGAGGCATTTAAGATCGTCAATGACCTCCGCGAGCGTGTTCATAAGCAGTGTGGCTGTGTCGTCTCTTGCGCTGATATTCTTACAATCGCCGCTCGTGACTCCGTTTTCTTG ACCGGCGGTCCTGACTACGATGTCCCGTTGGGAAGACGAGACGGAGTGAAGATGGCAGAAGTAAATCAAACTTTTGTTGACTTGGTAGCACCCTTCGCCACCACCGGCACAGTCCTGGCGAAATTTGCTAGAAAGGGCTTAGATGCCACTGATACAGTAGCCCTCTCAGGTGCCCACACCATCGGAATCAGCCAGTGCAGCTCATTCACCGATCGTCTTTATCCCAGGCAAGACCCCAACATGGACAAAAGCTTCGCAAATAATCTCAAACAAATTTGTCCCAGACCAAACTCCAATGCTGTTACAGTACTGGACATTCGAACTCCCGACATATTTGACAACAAATACTTCGTTGATCTTATGAACCGTCAGGGTTTATTTACCTCAGACCAAGACCTGTTCATAGATGCCAGGACAAAGGACATTGTTACAAGCTTTGCTGTTAATGAAGGTTTGTTCTTTGAGAAGTTTGTTCTTGCCATGATCAAGATGGGGCAAATCGAAGTGTTGACAGGCGGACAAGGTGAAATTCGTGGAGATTGCTCAGTGAGGAATTCTGATAATAATA